From a region of the Halanaerobium hydrogeniformans genome:
- the trpB gene encoding tryptophan synthase subunit beta — MKEKSREEQRSGFFGDFGGRIVPEDLASALEELKEGFEEIKDNKEFRDELAILFKDYVGKPSPLYFAKNLTKEVGGAKIYLKREDLNHTGAHKINNCIGQALLARKMGKKRIIAETGAGQHGVATATACALFDMDCEIFMGEVDTKRQELNVFRMELLGANVNAVSAGDGTLKDAVDEALKDFVTNVDTTFYMLGSAVGPDPYPTMVKEFQSIIGKEARMQILEKENKLPDYIVACVGGGSNAIGLFAPFVDDKEVNILGIEPGGKGDKPGQNAAPLTFGKPGELHGFKSYVLYDENDEISHTHSIAAGLDYPGVGPEHGYLKDSGRAKYTTASDQEALDAFHLLSEKEGIIPALESAHAVAGGMKIAKDLNEDQIVIINLSGRGDKEM, encoded by the coding sequence ATGAAAGAGAAGAGTAGAGAAGAGCAAAGAAGTGGTTTTTTTGGTGATTTTGGAGGCAGAATAGTTCCAGAAGATTTAGCTTCTGCTTTAGAGGAATTAAAAGAGGGGTTTGAAGAAATCAAAGACAATAAAGAATTTCGGGATGAACTTGCTATTCTTTTTAAAGATTATGTAGGTAAACCCAGCCCTTTATATTTTGCTAAAAATCTCACTAAAGAAGTCGGAGGAGCAAAGATATACTTAAAAAGAGAGGATTTAAACCACACAGGTGCTCATAAAATTAATAACTGTATTGGTCAGGCGTTACTGGCCAGAAAAATGGGCAAAAAAAGAATTATTGCTGAAACTGGTGCTGGTCAACATGGTGTAGCAACAGCAACTGCCTGTGCACTTTTTGATATGGATTGTGAGATTTTTATGGGAGAAGTTGATACAAAACGCCAGGAATTAAATGTTTTTAGAATGGAATTGCTTGGTGCTAATGTTAATGCTGTTTCTGCAGGAGATGGAACTTTAAAAGATGCAGTTGATGAAGCATTAAAAGATTTTGTTACAAATGTTGATACTACTTTTTATATGCTAGGTTCTGCTGTTGGACCTGATCCTTATCCAACTATGGTTAAAGAATTCCAGTCCATAATTGGTAAAGAAGCCAGAATGCAGATTTTAGAAAAAGAAAATAAATTACCTGATTACATAGTTGCCTGTGTTGGTGGAGGAAGTAATGCAATTGGATTATTTGCTCCTTTTGTAGATGATAAAGAAGTTAATATATTAGGTATTGAGCCAGGTGGTAAGGGTGATAAACCCGGACAAAACGCAGCTCCATTAACTTTTGGAAAACCTGGAGAATTACATGGATTTAAAAGTTATGTTCTTTATGATGAAAATGATGAGATTTCTCATACTCATTCTATTGCAGCAGGACTTGATTATCCCGGTGTAGGACCAGAGCACGGTTATTTAAAAGATAGTGGTAGAGCTAAATATACAACCGCTTCTGACCAGGAAGCATTAGACGCTTTCCATCTTTTATCCGAAAAAGAGGGTATTATACCCGCTTTAGAAAGCGCTCATGCTGTTGCAGGAGGAATGAAAATAGCTAAAGATCTAAATGAAGATCAAATTGTAATAATCAATCTCTCAGGTAGGGGAGATAAAGAGATGTAG
- a CDS encoding class I SAM-dependent methyltransferase, with translation MKEVELLIDFHKNAKRQGPGSPSDTLKAFNFMDISKKKSLKVADIGCGTGAQTITLAQNIEGEITAVDLFPEFLAKLNLKTKEQGLEDKITTVKKPMENLSFDKEEFDIIWSEGAVYIMGFEAGIKNWKYFLKTGGYIALSEITWTTNSRPSEIDQYWNNEYPEIDTASKKIKILEENDFSPIGYFILSEDSWIENYYKPMEERFDDFLSKHNNSEIAKNMIDNQKEEIRKYKEYKDYLSYGFYIAKKVSNE, from the coding sequence ATGAAGGAAGTAGAATTATTAATTGATTTTCATAAAAATGCTAAAAGACAAGGGCCTGGAAGTCCTTCTGATACATTAAAGGCATTTAATTTTATGGATATTAGCAAGAAAAAGTCTTTGAAAGTTGCAGATATTGGTTGTGGTACAGGTGCTCAGACAATTACCCTGGCTCAAAATATTGAAGGGGAAATAACTGCAGTTGACTTATTTCCTGAATTTTTAGCAAAATTAAATTTAAAAACAAAAGAACAGGGTTTAGAAGATAAAATTACAACAGTTAAAAAGCCAATGGAAAATTTATCTTTTGACAAAGAAGAATTTGATATAATTTGGTCGGAAGGTGCAGTTTACATTATGGGGTTTGAAGCAGGAATAAAGAATTGGAAATACTTTTTAAAAACTGGCGGCTATATAGCTTTAAGTGAAATTACATGGACTACAAATTCAAGACCAAGTGAAATAGATCAATACTGGAATAATGAATACCCAGAAATTGATACTGCCTCAAAAAAGATTAAAATATTAGAAGAAAATGATTTTTCTCCGATTGGTTATTTTATATTATCAGAAGATAGCTGGATTGAGAATTATTATAAGCCTATGGAAGAACGTTTTGATGATTTCCTTAGTAAGCATAATAATTCTGAAATTGCGAAAAATATGATAGATAATCAAAAGGAAGAAATAAGGAAATACAAAGAGTATAAAGATTATCTAAGTTACGGTTTTTATATAGCTAAAAAAGTATCCAATGAATAG
- a CDS encoding AbrB/MazE/SpoVT family DNA-binding domain-containing protein, which translates to MKTIKLRKVGNSYGFTIPKELKEKYNLKEGEELHIIENEDGFTVTPFNPEFEEWAKAFDKTNQKYKNTLKELAK; encoded by the coding sequence ATGAAAACCATAAAACTAAGAAAAGTTGGTAACAGCTATGGGTTTACTATTCCTAAAGAGCTTAAAGAAAAATATAATCTTAAAGAAGGTGAAGAACTTCATATTATTGAAAATGAAGATGGTTTTACAGTAACTCCTTTTAATCCTGAATTTGAAGAGTGGGCTAAAGCTTTTGATAAGACTAACCAAAAATACAAAAACACTCTTAAGGAATTAGCTAAATGA
- a CDS encoding type II toxin-antitoxin system death-on-curing family toxin yields MNDIIFIPKDIILFFHEQLVKIYGGSMGIRDENLLNSALEQPKTTYQGEYLHDSLLKMAAAYGYHLCNNHPFIDGNKRIAFVAMDTFLQKNGLEITASEKEAYKMMIQVSSGQLSKKELTLWLENNTNSIK; encoded by the coding sequence ATGAATGACATTATATTTATTCCTAAAGACATAATTCTTTTTTTCCACGAACAACTTGTTAAAATTTATGGTGGAAGTATGGGTATTAGAGATGAAAATTTATTAAATTCAGCTCTTGAACAACCTAAAACAACTTATCAGGGTGAATATTTGCATGATTCACTGCTAAAAATGGCAGCAGCTTATGGCTACCATCTTTGTAATAATCATCCCTTTATTGATGGGAACAAAAGAATTGCTTTTGTAGCTATGGATACTTTTTTACAAAAAAATGGTCTAGAAATTACAGCTTCTGAAAAAGAAGCCTATAAAATGATGATCCAGGTATCTTCTGGTCAGTTATCAAAAAAAGAACTAACGTTATGGCTTGAAAATAATACAAATTCAATAAAATGA
- a CDS encoding dihydrofolate reductase → MSLSIIAAMDQNQLIGQNGKLPWKLPADLRYFKQTTMGSAIIMGRKTFESIGSPLAGRKNIILSKNKNYSAEGCEIIHSKKEILNRFLVQKKEAFIIGGLKIFQLFLPYCDKLYLTIIEHEFSGDTYFPEIDFDNWIKIQVKKGVTDCENPYEYYHNIYLRKKGK, encoded by the coding sequence ATGAGTTTATCAATTATCGCAGCAATGGATCAGAATCAATTGATCGGTCAAAACGGGAAACTTCCCTGGAAACTACCCGCAGATTTAAGGTATTTTAAGCAGACTACTATGGGATCAGCTATTATAATGGGGAGAAAGACTTTTGAATCTATTGGATCTCCTTTAGCAGGTAGAAAAAACATCATTTTATCTAAAAATAAAAATTATTCTGCAGAGGGCTGTGAGATAATTCATTCCAAAAAAGAAATTCTAAATAGATTTTTAGTGCAGAAAAAAGAAGCTTTTATAATTGGAGGTCTAAAAATTTTTCAACTTTTTTTGCCTTATTGTGATAAATTATATTTAACCATTATAGAACACGAATTTTCCGGAGATACTTATTTTCCAGAGATAGATTTTGATAATTGGATTAAAATACAAGTAAAGAAAGGTGTTACTGATTGTGAAAACCCATATGAATATTATCATAATATTTATCTAAGGAAAAAAGGTAAATAG
- a CDS encoding SDR family oxidoreductase translates to MTKVLLAGATGYLGGYILNELINRNYDLRVVVRSPSKLSPEEVKKIEILEAQVTEAESIINCCQDVDIVISTLGITRQKDGFKYIDVDYQANKNLLDEALKHGVKKFIYISVFKGRELRDLKICEAKELFVDELKQAQLEHCIIRPNGFFSDMAEFFHMAQKGRIFLFGDGEFKVNPIHGKDLAVVCVDAVKNNEKEIEVGGPEILSQNEIASIAFDVAGNEKKITYIPEWLIKISLFLLRTFTFQKFYGPIELFLTVLSQDMVAPAMGDFTLREFYMNLK, encoded by the coding sequence ATGACAAAAGTGCTGTTAGCTGGAGCAACTGGATATCTCGGAGGATATATTTTAAACGAACTTATCAACCGTAATTATGATCTCAGAGTTGTTGTACGTAGTCCTTCTAAATTAAGTCCAGAAGAAGTAAAAAAAATAGAAATATTAGAAGCTCAGGTTACCGAAGCTGAGTCGATCATAAATTGCTGTCAAGACGTCGATATTGTAATTTCTACATTGGGAATTACAAGACAGAAAGATGGTTTTAAATATATTGATGTGGATTACCAGGCCAATAAAAATTTATTGGATGAAGCTCTAAAACATGGGGTTAAAAAATTCATTTACATTTCGGTTTTTAAAGGAAGAGAGCTTAGAGATTTAAAAATATGTGAAGCAAAAGAATTATTTGTAGATGAACTAAAGCAAGCTCAGCTTGAGCACTGTATTATTCGTCCCAATGGATTTTTTTCGGATATGGCTGAGTTTTTTCACATGGCACAAAAAGGACGTATTTTTCTATTTGGCGATGGAGAATTTAAAGTTAATCCTATTCATGGTAAAGATCTAGCTGTAGTATGTGTAGATGCAGTGAAAAATAATGAAAAAGAAATAGAAGTTGGTGGTCCTGAAATATTATCACAAAATGAAATTGCATCTATTGCTTTTGATGTTGCAGGGAATGAAAAAAAGATAACTTATATACCAGAGTGGTTGATAAAAATATCTTTATTTTTGCTAAGAACCTTTACATTTCAAAAATTTTATGGACCAATAGAGCTATTTTTGACAGTCCTGTCACAGGATATGGTTGCTCCAGCAATGGGTGATTTTACTCTGAGGGAGTTTTATATGAATTTGAAATAA
- the wrbA gene encoding NAD(P)H:quinone oxidoreductase has protein sequence MTKVLITYYSSYGHIFKMAQSAAAALEDNEDYEVKLRKIPELEAARKGMSSQDAYVEAQKAQADVKKANHSDLEWADGIVWGIPTRFGNMPAQVKQFIDTAGGLWAKGALEGKVTGIMSSTNTVHGGQESTILSSLIPLLHLGMIFVGSPYGENKELNEFKLQGGTPYGPSTIAGGDGSQMPTDGDLNMAGRLAKRVAKVASGVKEVY, from the coding sequence ATGACAAAAGTATTAATCACATATTATAGTTCTTATGGTCACATATTTAAAATGGCTCAAAGTGCAGCTGCAGCTTTAGAAGATAATGAAGATTATGAGGTAAAACTTCGTAAAATCCCTGAATTAGAAGCAGCTAGAAAAGGAATGTCTTCTCAAGATGCTTATGTAGAAGCTCAAAAAGCTCAGGCAGATGTTAAAAAAGCTAATCATTCTGATTTAGAATGGGCAGATGGTATAGTCTGGGGTATTCCAACTCGTTTTGGTAATATGCCAGCTCAGGTTAAACAATTTATTGATACAGCTGGAGGTCTATGGGCTAAAGGAGCTCTAGAAGGAAAGGTCACTGGAATTATGAGCAGTACTAATACTGTTCACGGTGGACAGGAAAGTACAATTCTTTCTTCATTAATTCCGCTGCTTCATCTGGGAATGATTTTTGTTGGTTCTCCTTATGGGGAAAATAAAGAACTAAATGAATTTAAACTCCAGGGAGGTACACCTTATGGTCCCTCAACAATTGCCGGTGGTGATGGATCACAGATGCCTACAGATGGCGACTTAAATATGGCTGGAAGACTGGCTAAAAGAGTTGCAAAAGTTGCCAGTGGTGTTAAAGAAGTTTATTAA
- a CDS encoding SAM-dependent methyltransferase yields the protein MKTIEESILTSMDCTDSEILTYLPYILQDFWEIGSDPKVMIKLIKKHFANINNLTVLDLGCGKGAVSINIAKQINCECYGIDAIPEFISFSESKAEEHGVSNLCKFEVGDIREKIKELGKYDVIILGAIGQVFGDYFETLTILNNNLKDGGIIIIDDGYIDDDSNFKHNNFHNKSELKKQISEAGMHLIDEVVISEDDNLAANYDKEYRNLFKRCQELSVKYPDKAEIFINYSNQQKKEYENLKNVITCSTMVLER from the coding sequence ATGAAAACAATTGAAGAAAGCATTTTAACTTCAATGGATTGTACAGACAGTGAGATTTTAACGTATCTACCGTACATTCTTCAAGATTTTTGGGAAATTGGGTCTGACCCTAAAGTAATGATAAAGCTTATTAAAAAGCATTTTGCAAATATTAATAACCTTACAGTGTTGGATTTAGGCTGCGGAAAAGGTGCAGTTTCTATTAATATAGCTAAACAAATCAATTGTGAGTGCTACGGGATTGATGCAATACCAGAATTTATTTCTTTTTCAGAATCAAAAGCTGAAGAACATGGAGTTAGCAATTTGTGTAAATTTGAAGTTGGTGATATTCGAGAAAAGATAAAAGAGCTTGGAAAATATGATGTAATAATATTAGGTGCTATTGGACAAGTATTTGGTGATTATTTTGAAACTCTTACAATATTAAACAACAATTTGAAAGACGGTGGCATTATAATTATTGATGATGGATATATTGATGATGATAGTAACTTCAAACATAATAATTTTCACAATAAAAGCGAACTAAAAAAACAAATTTCAGAAGCTGGTATGCATTTAATAGATGAAGTAGTTATAAGTGAAGATGATAACCTTGCAGCAAATTACGATAAAGAATACAGAAATCTATTCAAACGTTGTCAGGAATTGAGTGTTAAATACCCAGACAAAGCTGAAATATTTATCAATTATAGCAATCAACAAAAAAAAGAATACGAAAATTTAAAAAATGTAATTACATGTTCAACTATGGTTCTAGAAAGATGA
- a CDS encoding Fic family protein, giving the protein MKSFKPFELPIEKQIDPMEFYTELINASTNVGKYQVMLKKSKINEYFLITPFSLQEAVQSSKIEGTQVTFDEVLEFDIDKNKKNNDAQEVLNYYDALNYGESALEKYPISTRLFKKLHEILMSNGVRGQNGAPGEYRSIQNFIGPEGCTLETATFVPPQPQLVDSYMSNLEKYINNPNDNLHSLVRIAIIHAQFETIHPFLDGNGRIGRILIPLYLYDVNLINSPNLFISEVLEKDKHKYYRLLNGTRKEGNGWNQWIKFFLQSVNKQVIKNINLIEEIDNLYERDLENAMNIINSTNVLDLIKAMFQKPIFNVKTISSLTGIPDTTCRRYLFTLEEEKVIFSDNKMRNRKYYYYNLLDLLR; this is encoded by the coding sequence ATGAAATCTTTTAAACCATTTGAATTACCAATAGAAAAACAAATTGATCCTATGGAATTTTATACTGAACTAATTAATGCAAGTACAAATGTAGGGAAATATCAGGTGATGTTAAAAAAATCTAAAATTAATGAGTATTTTCTTATTACTCCATTTAGTTTACAGGAGGCTGTACAGTCCAGCAAAATTGAAGGAACACAAGTAACTTTTGACGAAGTTTTAGAATTTGATATTGATAAAAATAAAAAAAATAATGATGCTCAAGAGGTTCTAAATTATTATGATGCATTAAACTATGGTGAGAGTGCTTTAGAAAAATATCCTATATCAACACGTCTCTTCAAAAAATTACATGAAATTTTGATGAGTAATGGAGTTCGAGGACAAAATGGAGCTCCTGGAGAATATCGTTCTATTCAAAATTTTATAGGACCAGAAGGTTGCACTTTAGAAACTGCTACTTTTGTGCCACCTCAGCCACAATTAGTTGATTCCTATATGTCTAATCTAGAAAAGTATATTAATAACCCAAATGATAATTTGCATTCTTTAGTTAGAATAGCAATTATACACGCTCAATTCGAAACTATTCATCCATTTTTAGATGGTAACGGTAGAATTGGCCGTATATTAATTCCACTGTATTTATATGATGTAAATCTCATAAATTCTCCCAATTTATTTATCAGTGAAGTATTAGAAAAAGATAAGCATAAATACTATAGATTACTGAATGGAACAAGAAAAGAGGGTAATGGTTGGAATCAATGGATTAAATTCTTCCTGCAAAGTGTAAACAAACAAGTAATCAAAAATATTAATCTAATTGAGGAAATTGATAACCTGTATGAAAGAGATTTAGAAAATGCAATGAATATAATAAATAGTACTAATGTATTAGACCTAATTAAAGCGATGTTTCAAAAGCCGATATTTAATGTAAAAACAATTAGTTCTTTAACAGGGATACCTGATACAACTTGTAGAAGATATCTTTTTACTCTTGAAGAAGAGAAGGTGATATTTTCAGATAATAAAATGAGAAATAGAAAATATTATTATTATAATTTACTTGATTTATTAAGATAA
- a CDS encoding RNA-guided endonuclease InsQ/TnpB family protein, with translation MRLSFKFKPKLSHKQLVIINELAWHCSKLYNTVNYQIKNNKDVKAVYTELETRYKNNWHNDYLHSHNRQQALKQLVQDWKSFFNSLKDYKKNPQKYKGQPGSPNFKHMNSNPCEIIFTNLAVRIRDNKLLLSLSKKIQSKYNVKALNFELPEAVQSIIDLDAVQQIKIKQDRISKRWYLLIIYKVKEAKESKKSNIMAVDLGLDNLATLIFKNNSDCYIINGKTIKSKNSYFNKEIARLQSIRMRQLATSKIRDTKRIKYLRLKRKNYIRDYLHKASCKIVDLAIENQVETIVIGDIKNIKQCSKLKSFVQIPIQRLKKLIEYKAKLKGIKVVGIDESYTSGCSSVDLEKINKSNYDKSRRITRGLFKTNEGLLINADQNGSFNILRKYHNDKCILRPIKEARDNGFVDNPSRLRVS, from the coding sequence ATGCGATTATCATTTAAATTCAAGCCTAAATTAAGCCATAAGCAATTAGTAATAATTAATGAATTAGCCTGGCATTGCTCTAAATTATATAATACAGTCAATTATCAGATTAAAAATAATAAAGATGTAAAAGCTGTCTATACTGAATTAGAAACTAGATATAAAAATAACTGGCATAATGACTACCTTCACTCCCATAACAGACAGCAGGCATTAAAGCAGTTAGTTCAGGACTGGAAAAGTTTTTTTAATTCTCTCAAAGATTATAAAAAGAATCCTCAAAAATATAAGGGTCAGCCAGGGTCACCTAATTTTAAACATATGAACAGTAATCCCTGTGAAATAATTTTTACCAATTTAGCTGTTAGAATTAGAGATAACAAATTACTCTTATCCTTATCTAAAAAGATACAGTCTAAATATAATGTGAAGGCTCTTAATTTTGAGCTGCCTGAAGCAGTTCAAAGCATTATAGATTTAGATGCTGTCCAGCAGATAAAGATTAAGCAGGACCGTATTTCTAAAAGATGGTATCTCTTAATTATCTACAAAGTTAAAGAGGCAAAAGAAAGTAAGAAATCTAACATAATGGCAGTAGATCTAGGTCTTGATAATTTGGCTACTTTAATATTTAAAAACAATTCTGATTGTTATATTATCAATGGTAAAACTATTAAATCCAAAAATTCTTATTTTAATAAAGAAATTGCCAGACTACAAAGCATTAGAATGAGGCAGTTAGCTACCAGTAAAATTAGAGATACTAAACGAATAAAATATCTGAGATTAAAGAGAAAAAATTATATTAGAGATTATCTCCATAAAGCTAGTTGCAAAATAGTTGATTTAGCAATTGAAAATCAAGTAGAAACTATTGTAATTGGAGATATAAAAAATATTAAACAATGCAGCAAACTTAAATCTTTTGTCCAAATACCGATCCAGAGATTAAAAAAATTAATTGAATACAAAGCTAAACTAAAAGGTATCAAAGTTGTTGGAATTGATGAAAGCTATACTTCTGGATGTAGTTCAGTAGATCTGGAAAAAATAAATAAAAGTAACTATGATAAATCCAGAAGAATTACTAGAGGTCTCTTTAAAACTAACGAGGGCCTATTAATTAATGCTGATCAGAATGGTAGTTTTAATATACTTCGTAAATACCATAACGATAAATGTATTCTCAGACCTATCAAAGAGGCGAGAGATAATGGATTTGTGGACAATCCTTCAAGATTAAGGGTATCCTAA
- a CDS encoding type II CAAX endopeptidase family protein: protein MLEKNKANPWFFLVGTIIWTWTFLGLTILSNQNYLQFPTVILSLTGALGPLIISLILIKLGYWDKDLDKTPFKFICRVFNPFTLKFNWYSYVIILVLILKITPILLNNFLYEEIAIFDIGPLIFMLIGVIIGGMEEIGWRAYALEGLQRKVPIILASLIIGLFWALWHLPLFFLEGTYQSQLGVGTTAFWTFHLSILLGSPIYAWLYNKSGRVAYAVVLYHALGNLSGELFI from the coding sequence ATGTTAGAAAAAAATAAAGCTAATCCATGGTTTTTTCTTGTCGGTACAATTATTTGGACCTGGACTTTTTTAGGTTTAACTATTTTAAGCAATCAAAATTATCTGCAATTTCCTACTGTTATTTTATCTTTAACAGGAGCGCTTGGTCCTTTAATTATATCATTAATCTTAATTAAACTGGGTTATTGGGATAAAGATCTTGATAAAACGCCTTTTAAATTTATTTGCAGAGTTTTTAATCCCTTTACATTAAAATTTAATTGGTATTCATATGTAATTATTCTTGTATTAATACTAAAGATTACACCAATACTGCTAAATAATTTCCTGTATGAAGAAATAGCTATTTTTGATATTGGTCCTCTGATATTTATGTTAATTGGAGTGATTATTGGTGGAATGGAAGAGATAGGCTGGAGGGCTTATGCACTAGAAGGTTTGCAGAGAAAAGTGCCAATAATACTGGCCAGTTTAATTATAGGACTTTTCTGGGCTTTATGGCATTTACCTCTATTTTTTCTGGAGGGTACATATCAATCTCAATTGGGTGTAGGAACCACAGCTTTTTGGACTTTTCATCTTAGTATATTGCTGGGTTCACCAATCTATGCATGGTTATATAATAAAAGTGGACGGGTTGCTTATGCTGTTGTATTATATCATGCATTAGGTAATTTAAGCGGTGAATTATTTATCTAA